The following are from one region of the Macadamia integrifolia cultivar HAES 741 unplaced genomic scaffold, SCU_Mint_v3 scaffold2617, whole genome shotgun sequence genome:
- the LOC122066854 gene encoding lysine histidine transporter-like 5, whose protein sequence is MCSSTETEAGAGAGAGAGAGAGAEATQDSNRTARERNLENWLPVTASRKANWWYSAFHNVTAMVGAGVLGLPFAMSELGWVPGMGILALSWVVTLYSLWQLVELHECEPGKRFDRYPELGEHAFGKKKGYWIVMPQQLIVQVATDIVYMVTGGNSLKKFFELVFPSAGSIRKTYFITIFGGLQLLLSQAPNFNSLRGVSLLAALMSVSYSSIAFIASAIKGSQNHRPVQYGIRATTTAGTIFDIFNGMGTIAFAFAGHSVVLEIQATIPSTPEKPSSKPMWKGVVVAYLIVAFCYFTVSVAGFWAFGIGVDDDVLVTLSRPAWLIAAANLMVFIHVVGSYQVFAMPVFDMIESYLVKDLGCTPGLTLRIIARSAYVILTGFIGICIPFFGGLLGFFGGLVFASTSYFLPCIMWLILKKPKRWSFHWIACWFSIVFGNLIMILAPIGGMRQIIISAKDYKFFS, encoded by the exons ATGTGCAGCTCAACAGAGACAGAGGCCGGAGCAGGAGCTGGAGCCGGAGCCGGAGCCGGAGCCGGAGCTGAAGCTACT CAAGATTCAAATAGAACCGCGCGAGAGAGAAACTTGGAGAATTGGCTTCCAGTAACAGCTTCTCGGAAAGCAAATTGGTGGTACTCTGCATTCCACAATGTAACAGCTATGGTTGGTGCAGGTGTACTTGGACTGCCTTTCGCAATGTCCGAGCTTGGATG GGTTCCTGGAATGGGTATCTTAGCACTTTCATGGGTGGTCACTTTGTACTCATTGTGGCAACTGGTTGAATTACATGAATGTGAGCCTGGAAAACGTTTCGATCGTtaccctgagctaggagaacatGCTTTTGGAAAAAAGAAGGGTTATTGGATTGTAATGCCTCAACAATTAATTGTTCAAGTAGCTACAGACATTGTGTACATGGTCACTGGTGGAAACTCTCTAAAGAAGTTTTTTGAGCTGGTTTTCCCAAGTGCAGGCTCAATTAGAAAGACCTACTTCATTACAATCTTTGGTGGCCTGCAGTTGCTGCTTTCTCAGGCTCCCAATTTTAACTCCCTAAGGGGAGTCTCATTACTTGCAGCCCTAATGTCCGTTAG TTACTCTTCCATAGCTTTCATTGCATCTGCAATAAAAGGTTCGCAAAATCATAGACCAGTGCAATACGGCATTCGTGCAACCACCACAGCAGGCACCATATTCGACATATTCAATGGCATGGGAACAATAGCTTTTGCCTTTGCTGGCCATAGTGTTGTTCTAGAGATTCAGGCTACAATCCCTTCAACTCCTGAGAAGCCTTCAagtaaacctatgtggaaaggAGTAGTTGTAGCATACCTTATTGTTGCATTTTGCTACTTCACAGTTTCTGTTGCTGGCTTTTGGGCTTTTGGTATTGGTGTAGATGATGATGTCCTAGTGACACTCAGCAGACCCGCATGGCTTATTGCTGCTGCTAATCTCATGGTGTTTATCCATGTTGTTGGAAGCTATCAG GTTTTTGCAATGCCAGTATTTGACATGATTGAATCATACTTGGTAAAAGATTTAGGATGCACTCCAGGGCTCACTCTCCGCATAATTGCACGTAGTGCTTATGTTA TTTTGACAGGTTTTATAGGGATTTGCATCCCTTTCTTTGGAGGGTTATTAGGGTTCTTTGGGGGACTCGTGTTTGCATCCACATCATATTTT CTCCCTTGTATAATGTGGCTTATCcttaaaaaaccaaaaaggtGGAGCTTCCATTGGATTGCATGTTGG TTCTCGATCGTATTTGGAAATTTGATAATGATTCTTGCGCCGATTGGAGGAATGCGACAAATTATTATTAGTGCTAAAGATTACAAGTTTTTCTCTTAG